In a single window of the Nodularia spumigena CCY9414 genome:
- a CDS encoding alpha/beta fold hydrolase yields MLQFQPPGFGHKVIHTSLGAMVYYTQTTTPWLNAETEDLPPLLFLHNFGGGASAFEWSKVYPAFAATHRILAPDLIGWGESAHPVRDYQIRDYLHTIQEFITQTCRQPVTVVASSLTAAFAIRLAINHPDLFHSLFLVCPSGFDDFGQGAGRRIPLPIINSPLVDNLIYTLGAENEFAVRNFLQSFLFAKAERVSQEIVDAYLISAQQPNAKFSALAFLRGDLYFDLSLYIQQLQTPTVMFWGEKAQFTSIKLGRRLANLNIGAIRDFYAIAHTGILPHLETPEVIIGLLQPYLTACFS; encoded by the coding sequence ATGCTTCAGTTTCAACCTCCCGGCTTTGGGCATAAAGTTATTCATACATCTCTAGGGGCTATGGTTTACTATACCCAAACCACTACGCCTTGGTTAAATGCTGAGACGGAAGATTTACCTCCTCTGTTATTTCTCCATAATTTTGGCGGTGGGGCTTCTGCGTTTGAATGGTCTAAGGTTTACCCGGCTTTTGCAGCTACTCACCGCATATTAGCACCAGATTTAATTGGTTGGGGTGAATCTGCTCATCCAGTGCGAGACTATCAAATTAGGGATTATTTGCATACTATTCAGGAGTTTATCACCCAAACTTGCCGCCAACCAGTCACGGTAGTGGCTTCTTCTTTAACAGCTGCTTTCGCTATCCGTCTGGCTATTAACCATCCTGATTTATTTCACAGCTTGTTTTTAGTCTGTCCTTCTGGGTTTGATGACTTTGGTCAGGGTGCTGGACGCAGAATACCATTGCCAATTATTAATTCGCCGCTAGTGGATAATTTAATTTATACTCTAGGCGCTGAAAATGAATTTGCTGTGAGAAATTTTCTGCAAAGCTTTCTGTTTGCGAAAGCCGAACGGGTTTCTCAAGAAATCGTCGATGCTTATTTAATTTCTGCACAACAGCCTAATGCTAAGTTTTCGGCTTTGGCGTTTTTGCGGGGAGACTTGTATTTTGATTTAAGTTTGTACATTCAGCAACTGCAAACTCCTACGGTGATGTTTTGGGGCGAGAAGGCACAATTTACCAGCATCAAGTTAGGGCGACGTTTAGCCAATCTGAATATAGGCGCAATTCGCGATTTTTATGCGATCGCACATACCGGAATATTACCCCATCTCGAAACCCCAGAAGTGATCATTGGTCTCTTACAACCCTATTTGACAGCTTGTTTCTCATAA
- a CDS encoding peptidoglycan-binding domain-containing protein, whose protein sequence is MSPAEGFAMARLLKITAPNFLQGEDVRKVQQALVNAGFLSANQINGIYDNDTESAVEKFQEEKGLSQDGVVGPQTRRLLGIS, encoded by the coding sequence ATGTCTCCAGCCGAAGGTTTTGCTATGGCTAGGCTTCTAAAAATCACTGCCCCTAATTTTTTGCAAGGTGAAGATGTTCGCAAAGTTCAGCAAGCACTAGTTAATGCTGGTTTTCTTAGCGCAAATCAAATTAATGGTATTTATGATAACGATACAGAATCTGCTGTGGAGAAGTTTCAGGAAGAAAAAGGTTTAAGTCAAGATGGTGTTGTTGGACCTCAAACCCGCAGACTATTAGGTATATCTTAA
- a CDS encoding type II toxin-antitoxin system HigB family toxin produces the protein MHIISRKVLRQFWQEYPDSQTALIRWFKLMQSANFQSFEELRSVFPSADIVGDLIVFNIGGNKYRLITSIHFNRQKVYIRYMLTHSEYDKDTWKS, from the coding sequence ATGCACATTATTTCTCGTAAAGTATTGCGTCAATTTTGGCAAGAGTATCCTGACAGTCAAACTGCGCTGATTCGTTGGTTTAAGCTGATGCAATCGGCAAACTTTCAAAGTTTTGAAGAATTACGCTCTGTTTTTCCTAGTGCTGATATTGTCGGTGATTTAATCGTGTTTAATATTGGTGGTAACAAATACAGATTAATTACTTCAATCCACTTTAATCGTCAGAAAGTTTATATTCGTTATATGTTAACCCATTCAGAATACGACAAAGACACATGGAAAAGTTAA
- a CDS encoding HugZ family protein: MSKIEQAQAEYETFPQTVESVIISTVNQAGIPNTGYTPFVMDDAKNIYIYVSGLAIHTQNIHINPRVSVLFIEDESKCYQIFARRRLSFDCTATLIERETETWNQIVAQFKARFGELIEVFRGLPDFRIFRLTPSAGRFVIGFGTAYEISGEQLDKLVHITGK, encoded by the coding sequence ATGAGCAAAATTGAACAAGCTCAAGCTGAGTATGAAACTTTTCCTCAAACTGTTGAGAGTGTAATCATTAGCACGGTTAATCAAGCAGGCATACCCAATACTGGTTACACTCCTTTTGTGATGGATGATGCTAAAAATATCTATATCTACGTTAGTGGTTTAGCAATTCACACTCAAAATATCCATATCAATCCTCGTGTGAGTGTCTTATTTATTGAGGATGAATCTAAGTGTTACCAAATTTTTGCCCGTCGTCGGTTGAGTTTTGATTGTACAGCGACTTTGATAGAGCGAGAAACTGAGACCTGGAATCAAATTGTCGCTCAATTTAAAGCCCGTTTTGGTGAACTGATTGAAGTATTTCGGGGTTTACCAGACTTTCGGATTTTCCGCTTAACTCCTAGCGCTGGTCGTTTTGTGATTGGTTTCGGGACAGCTTATGAGATTAGTGGTGAACAACTGGATAAACTGGTTCATATTACAGGCAAATAA
- a CDS encoding RNA-guided endonuclease InsQ/TnpB family protein has protein sequence MFSLTYEFRLKPTKQQIKIFQGWLEINRKVYNYALAERKHWYKSRSCQINACSLHSEYIIPADTPRPTYSIQCKSLTAAKEQYPELKSVHSQVLQQTLKRLENAFTSLWERNFGFPRFKKAGQFRSFVFPQLGKEPLKNNAVKLPGIGWVRLRKSREIPTDATVKQVRIVKRVSGWYAMLTLQWNVSVPQHQPVGEAIGVDVGLISFVATSGGLCVQRPKFFVDLQRQLKLLQQRVSRKVKGSNNWHKAQKKVAKLHEHIANTRKDFHWKIAHQLCDTAQTIFVEDLNLVGLSRGILGKHCLDAGWGQFFEILEQCCFKRGVFFQKVDSRKTSQICPNCRIETGKKELSQRVHVCEHCGYTTDRDVAAAQVVLIRGLAAVGQTVKMLAEGKFVGIPVTQESPGF, from the coding sequence GTGTTTTCTTTGACTTATGAGTTTCGACTAAAACCAACTAAGCAGCAAATAAAAATCTTTCAAGGCTGGTTAGAAATTAACCGCAAAGTCTATAACTATGCCTTAGCAGAACGCAAGCATTGGTATAAATCCCGCTCCTGTCAAATTAACGCTTGTTCATTGCATTCTGAATACATTATCCCCGCAGATACACCACGCCCTACCTACTCAATTCAGTGTAAATCATTAACTGCAGCAAAGGAACAATATCCAGAATTAAAAAGTGTCCATTCTCAGGTATTGCAACAAACACTCAAAAGACTGGAAAATGCTTTCACTTCCTTATGGGAGCGCAATTTTGGATTCCCTCGTTTTAAGAAAGCTGGGCAGTTCCGTTCTTTTGTATTTCCGCAACTAGGAAAAGAACCCTTAAAAAACAATGCTGTTAAACTCCCTGGAATTGGATGGGTAAGGTTGAGAAAATCCCGTGAGATTCCCACAGATGCAACAGTTAAACAAGTGAGAATTGTCAAACGGGTATCTGGATGGTATGCAATGTTAACATTGCAATGGAATGTGTCTGTTCCTCAACATCAACCAGTGGGAGAAGCAATTGGTGTCGATGTGGGATTAATCAGTTTTGTTGCTACTTCTGGTGGACTTTGTGTTCAACGCCCTAAATTCTTTGTAGACCTCCAACGCCAGCTTAAATTGCTGCAACAAAGAGTTAGTCGTAAAGTTAAAGGGTCAAATAATTGGCACAAAGCTCAAAAGAAAGTGGCAAAATTGCATGAACATATTGCTAATACTAGAAAGGACTTTCATTGGAAAATAGCACATCAACTTTGTGATACTGCTCAAACTATCTTTGTAGAAGATTTGAATTTAGTGGGATTGTCCAGGGGAATACTTGGCAAGCATTGTCTAGATGCTGGATGGGGACAATTCTTTGAAATTCTGGAGCAGTGTTGTTTTAAGCGTGGTGTATTTTTCCAGAAAGTAGATAGCCGAAAGACTTCTCAGATTTGCCCTAATTGTAGAATAGAAACGGGTAAAAAAGAGTTGTCACAGCGTGTTCATGTTTGTGAACATTGTGGCTATACAACTGATAGAGATGTTGCAGCCGCTCAAGTAGTTCTGATTAGAGGACTTGCAGCCGTCGGGCAGACGGTAAAGATGCTTGCTGAGGGTAAATTCGTTGGAATCCCTGTGACGCAAGAATCCCCCGGCTTCTAG
- a CDS encoding helix-turn-helix domain-containing protein translates to MEKLITLPPDINTHWSAIAPLLTIRNEDEYEQAIQRLNNLIDEIGTNEQHPLYNLLDTLGTLIEAYEREYYSIPNCSGGDILAYLMEEHKLCLSDLPEIGTSETIEAILNKHQALTLSQIQQLVQRFKVQPQVFLD, encoded by the coding sequence ATGGAAAAGTTAATCACACTTCCCCCAGATATTAATACTCATTGGAGTGCGATCGCACCACTGCTGACAATTCGCAATGAGGACGAATATGAGCAAGCAATTCAGCGATTAAATAATTTAATTGATGAAATTGGCACAAATGAACAGCATCCTCTTTATAATTTGCTTGATACGTTAGGGACGCTGATTGAGGCTTATGAGAGAGAGTATTATTCTATCCCTAATTGTAGCGGTGGCGATATATTGGCTTATTTAATGGAGGAACATAAATTATGTTTATCAGATTTACCTGAGATTGGTACATCAGAAACAATAGAGGCTATTTTAAACAAACATCAAGCACTAACTCTGAGTCAAATTCAGCAGTTAGTACAACGTTTTAAAGTTCAACCTCAAGTATTTTTAGATTAA
- a CDS encoding YihY/virulence factor BrkB family protein, translating into MKLQAVWTLFPETLKQWSEDKASRLAAALAYYTIFSIAPLLIIVIAIAGAAFGEEAARGEIVRQIEDLVGRDGAQFLEIAIKNASRPQAGAIASILSVVILLIGATGVFAELQDSLNTIWDVKARPGRGIMTIIRQRFLSFTMILGIGFLLLVSLVISAGLSALITYFSNALPEIDSIWQMLNFILSFAITTVIFALIFKVLPDVRITWSDVLIGALLTSLLFSIGKFLLGQYIGRSTLGSAYGAAGSLVVIIAWVYYAAQILFFGAEFTQVYSRRYGTDITPTANAIPRTAKTAVEGRVINNHPQNTQRKKQSSRLINRVLHYFRHPKRLKRRRRNRRY; encoded by the coding sequence ATGAAGTTACAGGCGGTTTGGACGCTATTTCCAGAAACATTGAAACAATGGAGTGAAGATAAAGCCTCACGGTTAGCCGCAGCATTAGCTTATTACACGATATTTTCTATTGCACCATTGCTAATTATTGTAATTGCGATCGCAGGCGCAGCATTTGGAGAAGAAGCCGCCAGGGGTGAAATTGTTCGCCAAATTGAGGATTTAGTCGGCAGAGATGGCGCACAATTCCTGGAAATAGCTATTAAAAATGCTAGCAGACCACAAGCCGGTGCGATCGCCTCTATTCTGAGTGTTGTAATTTTACTTATAGGTGCTACTGGTGTATTTGCGGAGTTACAAGACTCCCTCAACACCATTTGGGATGTCAAAGCCAGACCGGGACGTGGCATCATGACCATCATTCGCCAACGCTTTTTATCATTCACGATGATTTTAGGCATTGGCTTTTTACTTCTCGTTTCCTTAGTCATTAGTGCCGGATTATCAGCACTGATAACTTATTTTAGCAACGCCTTACCAGAAATTGATTCCATCTGGCAGATGCTCAATTTTATTCTTTCTTTCGCCATTACTACAGTTATTTTTGCACTAATTTTTAAAGTTTTACCAGATGTCAGAATTACTTGGAGTGATGTTTTAATTGGTGCATTGCTTACCTCTCTCTTATTTTCCATCGGTAAGTTTTTATTAGGACAGTATATCGGTAGGAGTACTTTGGGTTCAGCTTATGGTGCGGCTGGTTCACTGGTGGTAATCATCGCTTGGGTTTACTATGCTGCCCAAATTCTGTTTTTTGGCGCAGAGTTTACCCAGGTTTATTCCAGGAGATACGGTACTGACATCACTCCAACTGCAAATGCTATCCCACGCACGGCTAAAACTGCTGTCGAGGGAAGGGTAATAAATAATCATCCGCAAAATACTCAAAGAAAAAAGCAATCCTCTCGCTTAATTAATCGTGTTCTCCACTACTTTAGGCATCCCAAGCGCTTAAAACGCCGTCGCAGAAATCGCCGCTATTGA
- the hemH gene encoding ferrochelatase has protein sequence MSRVGVLLLNLGGPDKLEDVGPFLYNLFSDPEIIRLPFRWLQKPLAWFIATRRTTTSQANYKQIGGGSPLRRITEEQGQALKQHLGDLGQEVDIYVGMRYWHPYTEEAIAQIAADNIEHLVILPLYPQFSISTSGSSFRLLDKLWREKPELQPIDYTVIPSWYKEPSYLQAMAELIAQELDQCPNPDEAHIFFSAHGVPKSYVEEAGDPYEQEIEECTALIMQTLNRPNLYTLAYQSRVGPVEWLQPYTEDALQQLGAQGVKDLVVVPISFVSEHIETLQEIDIEYREIAEESGIENFRRAAAPNTHPVFIKALADLVIDALNKPSFKLSQAAQMKKRVKMYPQENWEWGMTTSAEVWNGRIAMLGFIALVIEIVTGHGFLHMIGLLQ, from the coding sequence ATGAGTCGTGTAGGCGTTTTATTACTCAATCTCGGTGGCCCCGATAAGCTAGAGGATGTCGGGCCTTTTTTGTATAACCTATTTTCCGACCCAGAAATCATTCGCCTACCGTTTCGCTGGCTGCAAAAACCTCTAGCTTGGTTTATTGCTACACGGCGAACTACAACATCTCAAGCGAATTATAAGCAAATTGGCGGCGGTTCTCCACTACGGCGAATCACTGAGGAACAAGGACAAGCCCTGAAACAACATTTGGGTGATTTGGGTCAAGAAGTGGATATCTACGTAGGAATGCGTTATTGGCATCCTTACACAGAAGAAGCGATCGCACAAATTGCTGCTGATAATATTGAACACCTGGTAATTTTACCACTGTACCCACAGTTTTCCATTAGTACCAGTGGTTCTAGTTTTCGGCTGTTAGATAAACTTTGGCGAGAAAAGCCAGAACTTCAGCCCATTGACTATACTGTGATTCCCTCTTGGTACAAAGAACCAAGCTATCTGCAAGCTATGGCGGAACTCATAGCCCAAGAACTCGACCAATGTCCCAACCCCGATGAAGCTCATATATTTTTCAGCGCTCACGGCGTTCCTAAAAGCTACGTTGAAGAAGCCGGAGACCCCTATGAGCAAGAAATTGAAGAATGTACTGCATTAATTATGCAGACTCTCAATCGACCCAATCTTTACACCCTAGCTTATCAAAGTCGTGTCGGACCCGTAGAATGGCTACAGCCTTATACTGAAGATGCGCTGCAACAACTCGGCGCACAAGGTGTAAAAGATTTAGTTGTTGTACCTATCAGTTTTGTCTCCGAACACATCGAGACTTTACAAGAAATTGATATTGAATATCGAGAAATAGCCGAAGAGTCAGGAATTGAAAACTTCCGTCGCGCTGCTGCTCCCAATACTCACCCAGTATTTATTAAAGCATTGGCAGACCTAGTAATTGATGCCCTAAATAAACCCAGTTTCAAGCTTTCCCAAGCTGCACAAATGAAAAAAAGGGTGAAAATGTACCCCCAAGAGAACTGGGAATGGGGGATGACTACTAGCGCTGAAGTTTGGAATGGTCGCATTGCGATGCTGGGCTTTATTGCTTTAGTAATTGAGATAGTTACTGGTCATGGTTTTCTGCACATGATTGGCCTTTTGCAGTAA
- a CDS encoding YifB family Mg chelatase-like AAA ATPase — MLARVWSASIVGIDAVKVGVEVDVSGGLPGIVILGLPDSAIQESKERVKATLKNAGFAFPMRKIVINLTPADLRKEGPAFDLPISVGILAASEQVNPDLLGDFLFLGEVSLDGTLRPVAGVLPIAATAEKMGISGLVVPVDNAQEAAVVQGLNVYGCHHISDVVDLLNNPGKFKPVKLNEKPETLIATSSILADLQDVKGQAHARRALEIAAAGGHNLIFVGPPGSGKTMLARRLPGILPPLEFAESLEVTRIHSVAGLLKNRGSLVRERPFRSPHHSASGPSLVGGGSFPRPGEISLSHQGILFLDELTEFKRDVLEFLRQPLEDGYVTISRTRQSVMFPAQFTLVASTNPCPCGYYGDTIQQCTCSPRQRENYWAKLSGPLMDRIDLQVAVNRLKPEEITQQPTGEGSTSVLERVTKARDRAVKRFQGEPNLRCNAQMQSHHLQKWCKLDDASRSLLEAAIRKLGLSARASDRILKVARTIADLAGEDELKANHIAEAIQYRTIDRMQ; from the coding sequence ATGCTGGCTAGAGTCTGGAGTGCATCTATTGTTGGTATCGACGCGGTGAAGGTGGGTGTGGAAGTGGATGTTTCTGGTGGTTTACCGGGAATTGTAATTTTAGGTTTACCAGATTCGGCGATTCAAGAATCAAAAGAACGGGTAAAAGCCACTTTGAAAAATGCGGGTTTTGCTTTTCCCATGAGAAAGATTGTAATTAACCTCACTCCCGCAGATTTAAGGAAAGAAGGACCTGCTTTTGATTTACCTATTAGTGTGGGAATTTTAGCAGCTTCTGAACAAGTAAACCCTGATTTATTAGGGGATTTTTTATTTTTAGGTGAAGTTTCTTTAGATGGTACTTTGCGTCCGGTTGCTGGTGTTTTACCTATTGCTGCAACTGCTGAGAAAATGGGAATTTCTGGTTTAGTTGTTCCTGTTGACAATGCTCAAGAAGCTGCCGTTGTCCAAGGATTAAATGTTTATGGTTGTCATCATATTTCTGATGTAGTTGATTTACTAAATAATCCGGGCAAATTCAAACCTGTAAAATTAAATGAAAAGCCAGAAACTTTAATTGCCACATCTTCAATTTTAGCAGATTTACAAGATGTCAAAGGTCAGGCTCATGCTCGTCGGGCTTTGGAAATTGCAGCAGCTGGTGGTCATAATTTAATATTTGTTGGACCTCCAGGAAGTGGGAAAACGATGTTAGCAAGACGTTTACCGGGTATTTTACCACCTTTGGAGTTTGCGGAATCTTTAGAAGTGACTCGGATTCACTCGGTGGCTGGGTTGTTGAAAAATCGCGGTTCATTAGTACGAGAAAGACCTTTTCGCAGTCCTCACCATTCAGCATCGGGACCTTCTCTAGTTGGTGGTGGTAGCTTTCCCCGTCCTGGGGAGATATCTTTATCACATCAAGGTATTCTTTTTCTCGATGAGTTAACTGAGTTTAAAAGAGATGTATTAGAATTTCTTCGCCAACCTTTAGAAGATGGTTATGTTACCATTTCTCGTACTAGACAATCGGTGATGTTTCCGGCGCAATTTACTTTAGTCGCCAGTACAAATCCCTGTCCTTGCGGTTACTATGGCGATACTATTCAACAGTGTACCTGTTCACCCAGACAACGGGAGAATTATTGGGCAAAGCTTTCGGGACCTTTGATGGATCGGATTGATTTACAAGTTGCAGTGAATCGTTTAAAGCCAGAGGAAATTACCCAACAACCCACGGGAGAAGGTTCAACTTCAGTTTTGGAGAGAGTTACAAAGGCACGCGATCGCGCTGTTAAACGTTTTCAAGGAGAACCAAATCTGCGTTGCAATGCTCAAATGCAAAGCCATCATCTTCAGAAATGGTGCAAGTTAGATGATGCTAGCCGCAGTTTATTAGAAGCAGCAATTAGAAAATTAGGCTTATCTGCAAGGGCGAGCGATCGCATTCTCAAAGTAGCCAGGACTATCGCAGATTTAGCAGGAGAAGATGAATTAAAAGCCAATCATATAGCTGAAGCGATTCAATACCGCACAATCGATAGGATGCAATAA
- a CDS encoding putative quinol monooxygenase, translating into MSTQDKCCTIVPYFKVHSGKLDLFKDLCQQFVTKANEEPKCLYYGFSFDKDQVHCREGYEDAEGVLTHLDHVGSLLEEALKIADLTRLEIHGPEKELVKLREPLAKLNPQFFTLEYGFRR; encoded by the coding sequence ATGTCAACTCAAGACAAGTGCTGTACAATTGTCCCCTACTTTAAAGTTCATAGTGGCAAACTAGACCTTTTTAAGGATCTATGCCAGCAATTCGTCACAAAAGCAAATGAGGAGCCTAAGTGCCTCTATTATGGATTCAGTTTTGACAAAGACCAAGTTCACTGCCGTGAAGGCTATGAAGATGCTGAGGGAGTGCTAACTCATCTCGATCATGTGGGTTCTTTATTGGAAGAAGCCCTAAAGATTGCTGATTTGACTCGTTTGGAAATACATGGCCCAGAAAAAGAATTGGTAAAACTGAGGGAACCCCTAGCTAAATTGAATCCACAGTTCTTTACTCTTGAGTATGGTTTTCGACGTTGA
- the purB gene encoding adenylosuccinate lyase: protein MIERYTLPEMGNLWTETYKLKTWLQVEIAVCEAQAELGYIPSQAVEEIKAKANFDPKRVLEIEAEVRHDVIAFLTNVNEYVGDAGRYIHLGLTSSDVLDTALGLQLVASLDLISQHLEELIQVIRLKAREHRYTVMTGRSHGIHAEPMTFGFKLAGWLAEVLRHQERLKVLRETIAVGKISGAVGTYANIEPRVEAIACEKLGLKPDTASTQVISRDRHADYVQQLALVAASIERFAVEIRNLQRTDVLEVEEFFAKGQKGSSAMPHKRNPIRSERLTGMARLVRSHAGAALENVALWHERDISHSSVERVILPDACILTHFMLVEITGLVKNLLVYPENMARNLNCYGGVVFSQKVLLALIDKGMNREEAYAIVQESAHTAWNKPEGDFHALITQNPRVTQNLSPAEIEACFDPQQHLRHLDQVYQRLGI, encoded by the coding sequence TTGATTGAGCGTTATACTCTGCCCGAAATGGGCAACCTGTGGACTGAAACTTACAAATTAAAAACCTGGCTTCAGGTGGAAATTGCAGTTTGTGAAGCCCAAGCTGAACTGGGTTATATTCCTTCTCAGGCAGTTGAAGAAATTAAAGCTAAGGCGAATTTTGACCCGAAGCGAGTCTTGGAAATTGAAGCTGAAGTCCGTCATGATGTCATTGCCTTTTTAACTAATGTCAATGAATATGTGGGTGATGCTGGGCGTTATATTCATCTAGGTTTAACTAGCTCGGATGTACTAGATACCGCTTTAGGACTACAATTAGTTGCTAGTCTGGATCTCATATCCCAACATCTGGAAGAGTTGATTCAGGTAATTCGCCTCAAGGCGCGAGAACATCGTTATACAGTCATGACTGGCCGTTCACACGGTATTCACGCTGAACCGATGACTTTTGGATTTAAGTTAGCTGGATGGTTAGCTGAGGTGTTGCGCCATCAAGAAAGGCTGAAAGTTCTCCGGGAAACCATCGCCGTGGGGAAAATTTCCGGTGCTGTGGGAACCTATGCCAATATTGAACCACGAGTGGAAGCGATCGCTTGTGAAAAACTAGGACTCAAACCTGATACGGCCTCAACTCAAGTTATTTCGCGCGATCGCCATGCCGACTATGTGCAACAATTAGCCTTAGTTGCCGCATCCATTGAACGCTTTGCTGTAGAAATTCGGAATCTCCAAAGAACAGACGTTTTAGAAGTAGAAGAATTTTTCGCCAAAGGTCAAAAAGGCTCGTCAGCCATGCCTCACAAGCGCAACCCCATCCGTTCAGAACGGTTGACGGGAATGGCTAGGTTGGTAAGAAGTCATGCCGGTGCAGCCCTGGAAAACGTGGCTTTATGGCATGAACGGGATATTTCCCACAGTTCTGTAGAACGGGTAATTTTGCCAGATGCTTGCATTTTGACTCACTTTATGCTTGTAGAAATTACCGGATTAGTGAAAAACTTGCTGGTCTACCCCGAAAACATGGCGCGGAACCTCAACTGTTATGGCGGTGTAGTGTTTAGCCAAAAAGTTCTCCTGGCTTTAATAGACAAGGGAATGAACCGAGAAGAAGCTTACGCCATTGTTCAAGAAAGCGCTCATACTGCTTGGAACAAGCCAGAAGGAGACTTCCACGCCTTAATTACTCAAAACCCGCGTGTGACTCAAAATCTGTCACCAGCAGAAATTGAAGCCTGTTTTGATCCGCAGCAACATCTGCGTCATTTAGATCAAGTTTACCAACGATTAGGGATTTAG